In Ectothiorhodosinus mongolicus, one DNA window encodes the following:
- a CDS encoding addiction module antidote protein translates to MTLLRDIENMLMTKLTKFDAAEYLDSEEVIAEYLNAALEDKDPNIFLAAIGDIAKARGMTELAKEAGLGRESLYKALTPGAKPRYDTVLRVIRALGVELHTVPVHQNPIPTRRSSGRASARR, encoded by the coding sequence ATGACCTTGCTGAGAGATATAGAGAACATGCTAATGACTAAATTAACCAAATTTGATGCCGCAGAATACCTGGATAGCGAGGAGGTAATCGCAGAATACCTCAATGCTGCGCTAGAAGACAAAGATCCAAATATATTTCTGGCAGCAATTGGTGATATCGCAAAGGCACGAGGAATGACGGAACTAGCCAAGGAAGCTGGACTCGGTCGGGAGAGCCTATACAAGGCATTAACTCCCGGAGCAAAGCCGCGCTATGATACCGTTTTGAGAGTAATACGAGCACTAGGCGTAGAGTTGCATACCGTGCCAGTACATCAGAACCCAATTCCAACCAGGCGCTCCAGTGGACGCGCTAGCGCACGCCGCTGA
- a CDS encoding HigA family addiction module antitoxin — protein sequence MRDIEPVTPGELLKEEFLEPMELSQYRLAKEIGVPAQRIGQIIAGKRSITADTDLRLCRFFGLSNGYWLRAQAAYDTEVAEDALAEQLSRIRPWNSVSPADHRA from the coding sequence GTGCGCGATATTGAGCCTGTAACGCCCGGTGAGTTGCTAAAAGAAGAGTTTCTTGAGCCTATGGAGCTCTCTCAGTATCGCCTTGCCAAAGAAATTGGAGTGCCGGCTCAGCGTATTGGGCAAATCATTGCTGGGAAGCGCTCTATAACGGCCGATACCGATCTGCGACTCTGTCGTTTTTTTGGGCTATCCAATGGCTACTGGCTTCGAGCGCAAGCTGCTTATGATACTGAGGTGGCGGAAGATGCTTTGGCCGAGCAGCTGAGCCGCATTCGACCCTGGAATTCGGTCTCACCCGCAGATCACAGGGCATAG
- a CDS encoding linear amide C-N hydrolase has translation MAVVAAVFLLVSASVFACTRAVYQGLDDLVLTARSMDWRDEIPANLWLFPRGMERSGEAGPNSVTWTSQYGSIVTSAFDIASTDGMNEKGLVANLLWLAESTYPEFGPDQQGLSVAAWVQYVLDNFATVEEAVEALRQESFVVVSADIPGTDRFASLHLSISDATGDNAIFEYIDGELQIHHSRAYTVMTNSPPFASQLALNEYWKQIGGLTMLPGTNRAADRFVRASFYMDAIPRTGDESIAVASVFSVIRNASVPFGISSPTEPNIASTRWRTVSDHKNLVYYFETALSPNTFWVNLKDVDFSEAESVQKLSLDHNQIYSGNAVDRFEPARPFEFAGL, from the coding sequence ATGGCAGTCGTGGCTGCGGTCTTTTTGCTGGTTTCAGCATCAGTATTCGCATGCACCCGCGCCGTCTACCAAGGGCTTGATGACCTCGTTCTCACTGCTCGCTCTATGGATTGGCGGGATGAGATACCGGCCAATCTTTGGTTGTTTCCGCGGGGTATGGAGCGCAGCGGCGAAGCCGGCCCCAATTCTGTTACCTGGACTTCTCAATACGGCAGCATCGTCACCAGCGCCTTTGATATCGCCAGTACCGATGGCATGAACGAAAAAGGCCTTGTCGCCAATTTGCTGTGGCTCGCTGAGTCCACCTATCCGGAATTCGGGCCCGATCAACAGGGGCTGTCGGTGGCTGCTTGGGTGCAATACGTATTGGATAACTTCGCCACTGTCGAAGAGGCTGTCGAAGCACTGAGGCAAGAGTCTTTCGTGGTCGTCTCGGCAGATATTCCCGGTACTGATCGGTTCGCATCACTGCACTTATCCATCTCGGATGCCACCGGGGATAACGCCATTTTCGAGTACATTGATGGCGAGCTGCAGATTCACCACAGTCGGGCTTATACGGTGATGACGAACTCACCGCCATTCGCCAGCCAGTTGGCCTTAAACGAATACTGGAAGCAAATTGGTGGCTTGACGATGTTGCCCGGTACTAATCGCGCCGCTGATCGGTTCGTGCGTGCATCGTTCTATATGGACGCCATCCCAAGAACCGGTGATGAGTCGATTGCTGTAGCAAGCGTATTTAGCGTCATCAGAAACGCATCAGTTCCGTTCGGCATTTCATCGCCCACCGAGCCCAATATCGCCTCGACCCGCTGGCGAACCGTCTCTGATCACAAGAATCTCGTGTACTACTTCGAGACCGCGCTCAGCCCCAACACATTTTGGGTGAACCTCAAGGATGTTGATTTCAGCGAGGCCGAATCAGTGCAAAAGCTCTCGCTAGACCATAACCAAATCTACAGCGGCAACGCCGTAGACCGATTCGAGCCGGCCCGGCCATTCGAGTTCGCCGGCCTGTAA